In a single window of the Heliangelus exortis chromosome 1, bHelExo1.hap1, whole genome shotgun sequence genome:
- the SMKR1 gene encoding small lysine-rich protein 1: MAGKSSKPKGRKGKGSKKKQKKEEKEVDLLSPAAMLNAYYICHNAPAFLQLRGFPWPGAPKKKGKRGK; encoded by the exons ATG gcagggaaaagTAGCAAACCCAAGGGTCGGAAAGGCAAAGGCtccaagaagaaacaaaagaaggaggagaaggaagtgGATCTCCTCAGCCCAGCTGCAATGCTCAATGCTTACTACATCTGTCACAATgctcctgccttcctgcagctccGGGGCTTTCCCTGGCCTGGTGCCCccaaaaagaaggggaagagaggaaagtAA